In one Ancylothrix sp. D3o genomic region, the following are encoded:
- a CDS encoding TrbI/VirB10 family protein, which translates to WQRLAQLGAYDAVGEGDPSNGIIPGSNVGMNRGVNTAAIPVQNAVPSSYGTPAIPVQNTVPSSYGTPTEPVTLAGVPVAHSISPPPVNSTALSSELTPPELVISRQPLSEEEQAILSETPQTQLEGDAPASEVESTSTDVQTFWQNVSTGFLESTAAYDQTASINPNTVGTADNNFMRVGQLVPGQLVTPVAAIDSGNRQSQTGNIAQRFVVALSNPLLASDGAVLFPASSQVVFEIKNVQKNGLVEAVGVALIDGQVEYRLPTGAISIRGQNGEPLIAERRRDDSGLFGRDLQTFGLGAAAKVGEVLNRPQRESSYSGFGGGGSTVERGSPNILGAVLEGGFSPVLESNTRRNERAIQEIESRPPLWYIEQGKGVQVFINSSFQLQQS; encoded by the coding sequence GTTGGCAACGTTTGGCACAGTTGGGTGCATACGATGCTGTGGGGGAAGGAGATCCTTCAAATGGCATTATTCCTGGGTCAAATGTTGGTATGAATAGGGGCGTTAATACTGCGGCTATTCCTGTACAAAATGCAGTTCCGTCGTCCTACGGTACACCCGCTATTCCTGTACAAAATACAGTTCCGTCATCCTACGGTACACCGACTGAACCAGTAACTTTGGCCGGTGTTCCCGTTGCTCACTCTATTTCTCCACCGCCGGTTAATTCGACAGCATTATCAAGTGAACTAACACCTCCAGAATTGGTGATTTCCCGCCAGCCTTTATCAGAAGAAGAACAAGCAATTTTATCAGAAACTCCCCAGACCCAATTAGAAGGAGATGCCCCCGCCAGTGAAGTTGAATCAACTTCAACGGATGTACAGACGTTCTGGCAGAACGTCTCTACAGGCTTTCTTGAATCTACTGCTGCTTATGATCAAACAGCTTCAATTAACCCTAACACAGTAGGGACTGCTGACAATAATTTTATGAGGGTAGGGCAACTTGTCCCAGGGCAATTAGTGACGCCGGTTGCTGCAATTGATTCTGGTAATAGGCAAAGCCAAACCGGGAATATTGCTCAAAGATTTGTGGTTGCTCTTTCTAACCCGTTGCTGGCATCAGATGGTGCGGTACTATTTCCAGCTTCATCTCAAGTTGTGTTTGAGATAAAAAACGTTCAGAAAAATGGATTAGTGGAGGCAGTTGGGGTTGCCTTAATAGATGGGCAAGTTGAGTACCGTTTACCGACTGGTGCAATCTCTATTCGTGGGCAAAATGGAGAACCCTTAATAGCAGAACGCCGACGGGATGATTCTGGTTTGTTTGGCCGGGATTTACAAACATTTGGTTTAGGGGCTGCTGCAAAAGTTGGGGAAGTATTGAACCGGCCCCAACGTGAAAGTAGTTATTCTGGATTTGGTGGTGGTGGCTCCACAGTAGAACGTGGTTCTCCCAATATTTTAGGTGCAGTATTAGAAGGCGGATTTTCACCAGTTTTAGAATCTAATACCCGGCGGAATGAGCGCGCCATTCAAGAAATTGAAAGCCGGCCTCCCCTTTGGTATATCGAACAAGGAAAGGGTGTCCAGGTTTTTATAAACTCCAGTTTCCAACTTCAACAATCTTGA